A genomic stretch from Pomacea canaliculata isolate SZHN2017 linkage group LG2, ASM307304v1, whole genome shotgun sequence includes:
- the LOC112558233 gene encoding probable glutathione S-transferase 5: MAQPQGPNQVQLSANPHLGGKNYGQSMAIAAFLAREFGLYGKGNVEAMRVDEAINVCLDFQKSMMQLFHAKDDEKKAEVMKTVGEDLVKYFTMLENLLKENGSNGFFVGSKLTWADLFVFDHLERADKFKEDWGTSFPELKKLKSKVESIPAIKKYLSSRPVTAF, encoded by the exons ATGGCCCAGCCTCAAGGCCC AAACCAAGTTCAACTGTCTGCCAACCCTCACTTGGGGGGAAAGAACTATGGACAGAGCATGGCTATTGCCGCCTTCTTGGCTAGAGAGTTCG GCTTGTATGGCAAAGGTAACGTAGAGGCTATGCGAGTGGACGAGGCGATAAACGTCTGTTTGGACTTTCAAAAGTCCATGATGCAACTGTTCCATGCGAAGGATGACGAGAAAAAG GCTGAAGTCATGAAGACTGTCGGAGAGGACCTCGTCAAATACTTCACGATGTTGGAGAACTTGCTCAAGGAGAATGGCAGCAACGGCTTCTTCGTTGGCTCTAAG CTTACATGGGCTGATCTCTTCGTGTTCGATCACCTTGAGAGAGCGGACAAATTCAAGGAAGACTGGGGCACCAGCTTTCCCGAGCTGAAGAAGCTGAAATCCAAGGTGGAATCCATCCCCGCCATAAAAAAATACCTGAGCTCGAGGCCGGTGACAGCCTTCTGA